Proteins co-encoded in one Papaver somniferum cultivar HN1 chromosome 5, ASM357369v1, whole genome shotgun sequence genomic window:
- the LOC113281177 gene encoding uncharacterized protein LOC113281177: MEAAIREKSIAIGLMKSNDYMKARNKLLDARNTWSGLENINELITVCDIMCTAQFQLPGSGIDWYWILQTTRTVDESVIDYKYTNLIRVLGPIKGKFPGVDSALELIKQAYDVLSDRQKRQEFDLKRTASWGPCGGNVEPLNIAYPKEMEATSQSSSGSKRIVSQCSDKSNIICSAGAQPLKTVRSASEGDGEVVAENQALVNRVVANTCSQEASPDSAFTKAGFNNVAKCLVSSFGIPSSSMVHKEPTLEFYDFANNRKAEVFAIGQIWAAYDQEKMPRNYARINSIEKMHNKETNSTDVTLYVRWLKPAPLNIDEKKWHEAGLPICCGYFMQEKFNIDKCNRMVGGSPVFSHFISSFKDLTNDLFELYPQEGEVWAVYKDWKPFNWCNDPKTRKGCQFQLVEILTGYSKQPGVKVASLVKVAGFTSIFRRQEIQGSDFSYQITAPKSFIFSHNIPAYRFAGEKRGLFPGMVFELDPLSIPEDVVVETVAAKPPLEGRSSDASRTKHPIPISPPISSGPKPKWPEEAFSSGQIWAIYDDGPDAMPRRYVIVHGVNSGGEVSVTYLKPHPKLEDEMKWVEQNLPVACGSFRTGGVTLNLQVSRFSHLMKCDDSSSNSNKYLHKIYPREGEIWAMYKNWNSKWNHSNLINCQYRYVEILSSCSEDVEMRVASLVEVNGRKTFFHRQLYDDRFELTRTVSMKELLSFSHQVPAFTVPGIENHGIPADSWHLEPDALPAIPAN, translated from the coding sequence ATGGAGGCAGCTATTCGAGAAAAATCAATTGCAATAGGGTTAATGAAGAGCAATGATTACATGAAAGCAAGGAACAAGTTACTCGACGCGAGGAATACGTGGTCAGGACTTGAAAACATCAACGAGTTGATTACGGTGTGTGACATTATGTGTACAGCCCAGTTTCAGTTACCAGGGAGTGGAATTGATTGGTACTGGATTCTCCAGACTACAAGGACAGTTGATGAATCTGTCATTGATTACAAGTATACAAACTTGATTAGAGTCTTGGGGCCAATTAAAGGGAAGTTCCCGGGGGTTGATTCTGCTTTAGAGCTCATCAAGCAAGCTTATGATGTGCTTTCGGATAGACAGAAGCGTCAAGAATTCGATTTGAAAAGAACTGCTAGCTGGGGTCCTTGTGGTGGTAATGTGGAACCGCTAAATATAGCGTATCCTAAAGAGATGGAAGCTACTTCTCAAAGTTCTTCTGGGTCTAAGAGAATCGTTAGCCAATGTTCAGATAAGAGCAATATCATCTGCAGCGCAGGAGCGCAACCTTTGAAGACGGTAAGAAGTGCAAGTGAGGGTGATGGCGAGGTCGTGGCTGAGAACCAAGCACTTGTTAATAGAGTTGTAGCAAACACTTGTAGCCAAGAAGCGAGCCCGGATTCTGCGTTCACCAAGGCTGGATTTAACAATGTGGCAAAATGCTTAGTAAGTTCATTTGGGATCCCATCCTCATCCATGGTTCACAAGGAACCTACTCTTGAATTTTATGACTTTGCTAACAACCGAAAGGCTGAAGTATTTGCAATTGGTCAGATTTGGGCAGCTTATGATCAAGAAAAAATGCCTCGAAACTATGCAAGAATTAACAGCATAGAAAAGATGCATAACAAGGAAACTAATAGCACAGAtgtcacattgtatgtcaggtgGCTGAAACCTGCTCCCCTTAACATAGATGAAAAGAAATGGCATGAGGCTGGTTTGCCTATTTGCTGTGGGTACTTTATGCAGGAAAAGTTCAACATAGATAAATGCAATAGGATGGTTGGCGGGAGCCCTGTTTTCTCGCATTTCATCTCTTCATTTAAAGATTTGACAAATGATTTGTTTGAACTTTATCCACAAGAAGGGGAAGTATGGGCAGTGTATAAGGATTGGAAACCATTTAATTGGTGCAAtgatcctaaaacaagaaaaggATGCCAATTCCAGCTTGTAGAAATTCTCACTGGTTACTCAAAACAACCTGGTGTTAAGGTTGCATCTTTAGTAAAGGTGGCAGGGTTTACAAGCATTTTCAGAAGACAGGAGATTCAAGGAAGTGACTTCTCCTATCAAATTACTGCTCCCAAATCGTTTATATTTTCTCATAACATCCCAGCATATAGGTTCGCAGGAGAAAAGAGGGGTTTATTTCCAGGTATGGTGTTCGAACTCGACCCACTTTCAATTCCAGAGGATGTGGTTGTGGAAACAGTTGCAGCAAAACCACCTTTAGAAGGGAGATCCAGTGATGCATCTAGAACTAAGCACCCAATTCCTATATCTCCTCCTATATCTTCAGGGCCGAAGCCTAAATGGCCAGAAGAGGCTTTTTCTTCAGGTCAGATATGGGCCATATATGATGATGGTCCTGATGCCATGCCACGGCGATATGTCATTGTACACGGTGTAAATTCAGGTGGTGAAGTTAGTGTTACATATTTGAAGCCCCACCCTAAGCTTGAAGATGAAATGAAATGGGTTGAGCAAAATCTACCTGTAGCATGCGGGTCATTCAGAACTGGTGGTGTCACACTCAATTTGCAAGTATCAAGGTTCTCACATTTAATGAAGTGCGATGACAGCAGCTCTAACAGTAACAAATATCTTCACAAAATTTACCCAAGGGAAGGTGAGATATGGGCAATGTATAAAAACTGGAACAGCAAATGGAACCATTCTAATCTCATTAATTGCCAGTATCGATATGTTGAAATCCTTTCTAGCTGTTCAGAGGACGTGGAGATGAGGGTAGCCAGCTTAGTAGAAGTTAACGGTCGCAAAACGTTTTTCCATAGGCAGCTCTATGATGATCGCTTTGAATTGACTCGAACAGTTTCCATGAAGGAGTTGCTCAGCTTCTCTCATCAGGTACCAGCTTTCACTGTTCCAGGTATTGAAAATCACGGTATTCCTGCAGACTCTTGGCACTTGGAACCTGATGCATTGCCTGCCATTCCCGCCAACTAG
- the LOC113281178 gene encoding RING finger protein 10-like: MSILPTQSNSSVSSSSDNLRGNPNYTNHGLFQSSPQEEFHGGFPSDNQINGSGSHFISNHSTSGSVSAAPSSSGRSSKKVNEARTPNGRRNWNRQNSGTSSQAGGGGISPQLSSAHSAPRKHQTMNGNHLLNFQYDPITRPKSRMTPPRKTQKIKPYNKDLFIQANYKFVVLDCGNDELELMDPDKMLQWDNVVCVRYSAPHPVQCPICLESPLCPQITSCGHIFCFPCILQYLLMGEEDRKGESWKRCPLCFMMISSKDLYTLNIESVKQHYVGENMQFTLLSRTKDSLIPSQKNQQNTDGVPCSSVALCDSFSKFTVASNVELLVREVRTELDGWLARAESGLVEDVEKLPYVCAAMEQLEERKKCWNAMLTLHDTKNSALPCSTGKACKYTNKTKSHVFSPIGSADAAYLEEASVPAFLSPSASYEFEPKCTDKLNGKKLYGEDCSVQTTDACETSEVGERVQSSAYDDDKCLQKDSGCVKEKESYTFYQAIDGQHLILHPLNMKCLLHYYGSYDALPSTIGGEILELESVTQSDAMRRRYRYLSHFSLTTTFQLCEIDLSKMLPLDAMLPFMDEIKKRENQRKRLAEKEHREKLKAEADALKAMPVPSNFGRHATSMFSMDDFEALGSSPASSTSPPVVGERTRFSEVTRLGFAAGVDSPSVTADTSNNIEARNEIAVPTGQRSNVALSFASIISTAKPATDGVEAAKTNGMGKKGKKPSRVLLSTAGGRRY, encoded by the exons ATGTCCATATTGCCCACACAATCTAACAGTTCTGTATCATCATCATCTGATAACCTTCGCGGAAACCCTAATTACACAAACCATGGACTCTTTCAATCTTCACCACAGGAAGAATTTCATGGGGGGTTTCCCTCCGACAATCAGATCAATGGATCAGGATCTCACTTTATCTCCAATCACTCAACCTCTG GTTCAGTTTCTGCAGCGCCGTCAAGTTCTGGAAGATCTTCcaagaag GTGAATGAAGCAAGGACACCAAATGGTAGAAGAAACTGGAATCGCCAAAACAGTGGCACCTCATCTCAGGCTGGTGGTGGAGGGATATCCCCACAACTTAG TTCTGCACATTCAGCTCCGAGGAAACATCAGACAATGAATGGTAATCACTTGTTGAATTTTCAGTATGATCCGATTACTCGTCCTAAATCACGGATGACGCCTCCGAGGAAGACCCAGAAGATAAAACCATACAACAAGGATTTATTTATTCAGGCAAATTACAAATTTGTTGTGTTAGATTGTGGGAACGATGAGCTTGAGTTGATGGATCCAGATAAAATGTTGCAGTGGGATAATGTAGTTTGCGTGAGATACTCTGCTCCACATCCGGTGCAGTGTCCTATTTGTCTGGAAAGTCCTTTGTGCCCACAAATTACCTCATGTGGTCATATATTCTGCTTTCCTTGTATTTTGCAATACTTGTTAATGGGTGAGGAAGATCGTAAAGGTGAATCGTGGAAAAGATGTCCTCTATGCTTTATGATGATATCTTCCAAGGATTTATACACTCTCAATATTGAAAGTGTGAAGCAGCATTACGTTGGTGAAAATATGCAGTTTACACTTTTAAGTCGCACAAAAGATTCATTAATTCCATCccagaaaaatcaacaaaatactgaTGGTGTACCTTGTTCCAGTGTTGCTCTGTGTGACTCTTTCTCCAAGTTCACTGTGGCATCAAATGTCGAGTTATTAGTCAGAGAAGTAAGGACAGAATTAGATGGTTGGCTGGCAAGAGCAGAATCGGGGCTTGTTGAGGATGTAGAGAAGCTTCCTTATGTTTGTGCTGCAATGGAACAACTAGAGGAGAGGAAGAAGTGCTGGAATGCAATGCTGACTTTGCACGATACAAAAAATTCTGCTTTACCTTGTTCAACTGGCAAGGCCTGTAAATATACTAACAAGACTAAGAGTCACGTGTTTTCTCCAATTGGAAGTGCTGATGCTGCTTATTTGGAAGAAGCAAGTGTGCCTGCATTCTTATCTCCTTCTGCAAGTTATGAGTTTGAACCAAAATGCACAGATAAACTGAATGGTAAAAAGCTGTATGGAGAGGATTGCTCGGTCCAAACTACTGATGCGTGTGAAACATCCGAAGTTGGAGAACGCGTCCAGTCTTCTGCATATGATGATGacaaatgtctgcaaaaagacTCTGGTTGTGTCAAGGAGAAGGAATCATATACCTTTTACCAAGCAATTGATGGGCAGCACCTCATTCTTCATCCATTAAACATGAAATGTCTTCTACACTACTATGGTAGCTATGATGCGCTTCCTTCGACAATTGGTGGTGAGATTTTGGAGCTTGAGAGCGTCACACAGTCTGATGCTATGAGGAGGCGTTATCGCTATTTAAGCCATTTCTCTTTAACAACGACATTTCAGCTCTGTGAGATTGATTTGAGTAAAATGTTACCTCTTGATGCCATGTTGCCATTTATGGATGAGATTAAGAAGCGTGAAAATCAACGGAAGAggcttgctgaaaaggaacatagAGAGAAACTCAAAGCAGAAGCTGATGCGCTGAAAGCCATGCCTGTACCTTCGAATTTTGGACGGCATGCTACTTCTATGTTTTCCATGGACGATTTTGAAG CACTGGGAAGTTCTCCTGCATCATCAACAAGTCCTCCAGTAGTTGGCGAAAGGACGCGATTCTCAGAAGTAACTCGTCTGGGTTTTGCTGCTGGGGTTGATTCTCCTTCTGTTACAGCTGATACTTCAAATAACATAGAAGCAAGAAATGAGATTGCTGTTCCAACTG GGCAAAGGAGCAATGTCGCTCTGTCATTTGCCAGTATCATATCCACTGCGAAACCTGCCACTGATGGTGTGGAAGCTGCCAAAACGAACGGGATGGGAAAGAAAGGGAAGAAACCAAGTCGAGTCCTTTTATCAACTGCAGGTGGCCGTCGCTACTAA